The following proteins are encoded in a genomic region of Mycoplasmopsis columbinasalis:
- the pth gene encoding aminoacyl-tRNA hydrolase — translation MKLIVGLGNPGTLYEFNRHNAGYLVVDKLLERLNLKLNKEKFNGRYVIGDDVIIAKPETYMNRSGFFVQNLLNFYKIDSTNLMVIYDDKDFELGQAAIKIGGSSAGHNGIQSIVDQLGKNDFKRMRIGIGRSDVIPLRDYVLQNFKQEEISDFETVANIACDAAIQFIYNDINQVMEKFNALRRKKNPTGN, via the coding sequence ATGAAATTAATCGTAGGTCTGGGCAACCCAGGAACTTTGTATGAGTTTAATCGACACAATGCGGGTTATTTGGTGGTGGATAAACTTTTGGAAAGATTAAACCTAAAACTTAACAAAGAAAAATTCAACGGGCGATACGTAATTGGCGACGATGTTATTATTGCAAAACCAGAAACATACATGAATAGGTCTGGCTTTTTTGTTCAAAATTTGCTTAATTTTTACAAAATTGATTCAACAAATTTAATGGTTATTTATGACGACAAAGATTTTGAATTGGGGCAAGCAGCAATTAAGATTGGTGGTAGTTCTGCGGGACACAACGGAATCCAAAGCATAGTTGACCAATTAGGTAAAAATGATTTTAAACGTATGCGTATAGGTATTGGTAGAAGTGATGTTATACCATTAAGAGATTATGTTTTGCAAAATTTTAAACAAGAGGAAATTAGTGATTTTGAAACCGTGGCAAACATCGCGTGCGATGCAGCGATTCAGTTTATTTATAACGATATCAACCAAGTAATGGAAAAATTTAATGCTTTACGAAGAAAGAAAAATCCTACTGGGAATTAG
- the tilS gene encoding tRNA lysidine(34) synthetase TilS, translated as MLYEERKILLGISGGPDSMYLLSWAMSQYDSSNLIVCTVNYNVRKDSFKDVEIVRKFCEKHKISFFDKQIFTSKEERYYNTNFENQAREDRLDFFYEIYKKFNCEMLLLGHHKDDFLETALMQQNAKKKRFYYGIKEKSILRNMLVYRPFLKMYFKNELLELCEKNQINYATDETNFLPITTRNKIRLELTKLSNNQKQKIIDEINELNKKNQIVNEEIFRIFAKWESSEFDQDEFKKLEYKTELIYIFINTYFQTIKLSSGKINNLVAFVLSNNRTNSFLLKDKVFLHKKRGKLLKPKTK; from the coding sequence ATGCTTTACGAAGAAAGAAAAATCCTACTGGGAATTAGCGGTGGTCCTGATTCGATGTATTTGCTCTCTTGAGCTATGTCACAGTATGATTCGTCAAATTTAATTGTTTGTACAGTGAATTATAATGTTCGTAAGGATAGTTTCAAAGATGTTGAAATAGTGCGTAAATTTTGTGAGAAACACAAAATTTCATTTTTTGATAAGCAAATTTTTACGTCCAAAGAAGAGAGATATTACAACACGAATTTTGAAAACCAAGCGCGGGAAGACAGGTTGGATTTTTTTTACGAAATCTATAAAAAATTTAATTGTGAAATGCTCTTACTCGGGCACCATAAGGATGATTTTTTAGAAACAGCATTAATGCAACAAAACGCAAAGAAAAAAAGGTTTTATTACGGCATTAAAGAAAAATCAATTTTGCGTAATATGCTAGTTTATAGACCTTTTCTAAAAATGTATTTTAAAAATGAACTTTTAGAACTGTGTGAAAAAAATCAAATTAATTACGCTACGGACGAGACGAATTTTTTACCAATTACCACCAGAAACAAAATTCGGTTAGAACTAACCAAACTAAGTAACAATCAAAAACAAAAAATTATTGATGAAATAAACGAATTAAACAAAAAAAACCAAATTGTGAATGAAGAAATTTTTAGAATTTTTGCAAAATGAGAAAGTAGCGAGTTTGACCAAGATGAATTTAAAAAATTAGAATACAAAACTGAACTTATTTACATTTTTATCAACACTTATTTTCAAACCATAAAACTTTCAAGCGGAAAAATTAACAATTTAGTTGCTTTTGTACTTTCGAACAACAGGACAAATAGTTTTCTTTTAAAAGATAAAGTTTTTTTACACAAAAAAAGAGGAAAACTACTTAAACCAAAAACAAAATAA
- the ftsH gene encoding ATP-dependent zinc metalloprotease FtsH, with translation MEGKQDRKFNKAKFWFYFIIIAIILAIVIAFIVNRYGSSLKVISVTDFNTQFGKAIASSSDTTYFQDVKLDSYIGTVTYTFVENNVVVGTFQANVGREFAGLLGSSEAIGNWNLNGVLVKSLANWNESTAYSQVLNYAISGAQEAVAKFQYTPLPVASTSFFDRYIAPSIPLIVMIILYIALSMWLLRRNSNLMGAVGEDRNPAKKIKSDKTFKDIAGNKEAIEEIQEIVDYLKNPKKYQVAGARMPHGILLGGPPGTGKTLLAKATAGEANVPFYFISASNFVEMFVGLGAKRVRTVVEEARKNAPAIIFIDELDAIGRTRGAGLGGGHDEREQTLNQLLVEMDGMKENNGILFFAATNRADVLDPALTRPGRFDRTITVGLPDVKERQEILELHAQGKRLAPNIDLGKVAKRTPGFSGAQLENVINEASLLAVRASHDLITIEDIDEGIDRVMSGPAKKNRVISKEELTMVAYHEAGHAVVGLKVPGGNKVQKITIIPRGQAGGHNLMTPEEEKYNASRKELIAMITSFMGGRAAETIIYGEENISTGASDDIAKATKIARKMVTEWGMSALGPIQFEKDEGSPFLGRDYLKSAAFSSQIGHEIDVEVRKIMLEALENAQKVINENRELLELIKTALLEKETIVAEEIEYIAKNLSLPPKKEITPVDNKKFTLDELLNNSTTQQDSKNVDEKEESTENKNTANSQENN, from the coding sequence ATGGAAGGTAAACAAGATCGTAAGTTTAACAAAGCTAAGTTTTGATTTTACTTCATTATTATCGCCATTATTCTTGCTATTGTTATTGCGTTTATTGTGAACAGATATGGAAGTAGCTTGAAAGTGATTTCGGTAACTGATTTCAACACACAATTTGGAAAAGCAATAGCATCAAGCTCAGACACAACTTATTTTCAAGATGTTAAGTTAGATTCGTACATTGGAACAGTAACTTATACATTTGTAGAAAACAATGTTGTAGTTGGAACTTTTCAAGCTAATGTTGGTCGAGAATTTGCTGGACTTTTAGGTTCATCTGAAGCAATCGGAAATTGAAATCTTAATGGGGTTTTGGTAAAAAGTTTGGCAAATTGAAACGAAAGCACCGCTTATTCACAAGTGTTAAATTATGCAATTAGCGGAGCTCAAGAAGCAGTTGCAAAATTCCAATACACACCTTTACCTGTTGCAAGCACTTCATTTTTTGATAGATACATTGCTCCATCAATTCCATTGATTGTGATGATTATTCTTTACATCGCACTTTCAATGTGATTATTGCGAAGAAATTCAAACTTGATGGGTGCTGTTGGTGAAGATAGAAACCCTGCTAAAAAAATCAAAAGCGATAAAACCTTTAAAGATATCGCCGGAAACAAAGAAGCAATTGAAGAAATTCAAGAAATTGTTGATTATTTAAAAAACCCTAAAAAATACCAAGTTGCCGGCGCAAGAATGCCGCACGGAATTTTACTTGGTGGTCCTCCAGGGACTGGTAAAACCTTACTTGCCAAAGCGACAGCTGGTGAAGCAAATGTGCCTTTTTACTTTATTTCAGCATCAAACTTTGTGGAAATGTTTGTTGGTTTAGGCGCTAAAAGAGTTAGAACTGTAGTTGAAGAAGCTCGTAAAAATGCACCAGCAATTATTTTTATTGATGAACTTGATGCTATCGGACGTACACGTGGTGCAGGTTTAGGGGGAGGCCACGATGAACGTGAACAAACCTTAAACCAACTTTTAGTTGAAATGGATGGTATGAAAGAAAACAATGGAATTTTATTCTTTGCTGCCACAAACCGTGCTGATGTTCTAGATCCTGCATTAACTCGTCCAGGCAGATTTGATAGAACTATTACCGTTGGTTTACCTGATGTTAAAGAACGTCAAGAAATTTTAGAATTGCACGCACAAGGCAAGAGACTTGCACCTAACATTGATTTAGGTAAAGTTGCTAAACGTACTCCAGGTTTTTCTGGTGCTCAACTTGAAAACGTAATTAACGAAGCTTCACTTCTTGCAGTTAGAGCATCACACGATTTAATTACTATCGAAGATATTGACGAAGGAATCGACCGTGTGATGAGTGGTCCTGCAAAGAAAAATAGAGTTATTTCTAAAGAAGAACTTACTATGGTTGCTTACCACGAAGCTGGTCACGCTGTAGTTGGACTAAAAGTTCCTGGCGGTAACAAAGTGCAAAAAATCACCATCATCCCTCGTGGACAAGCTGGTGGCCACAACTTGATGACACCTGAAGAAGAAAAATACAACGCTTCACGTAAAGAATTAATTGCGATGATCACCAGTTTCATGGGTGGGCGTGCTGCTGAAACAATTATTTATGGCGAAGAAAATATTTCAACTGGCGCAAGCGATGACATTGCAAAAGCAACCAAAATCGCTCGTAAAATGGTAACAGAATGAGGTATGTCAGCACTTGGACCAATTCAATTTGAAAAAGATGAAGGTTCTCCTTTCCTAGGTCGTGATTATCTTAAATCTGCTGCTTTTTCAAGTCAAATTGGTCACGAAATTGACGTTGAAGTGCGTAAAATTATGTTAGAAGCACTTGAAAATGCGCAAAAAGTAATCAATGAAAATCGTGAGCTTTTAGAATTAATCAAAACTGCACTACTAGAAAAAGAAACCATTGTTGCAGAAGAAATCGAATACATTGCCAAAAATTTAAGTTTACCTCCTAAAAAAGAAATTACACCTGTAGACAACAAAAAATTCACTTTAGATGAATTATTGAATAACTCTACAACACAGCAAGATTCGAAAAATGTTGATGAAAAAGAAGAGTCAACAGAAAATAAAAATACTGCTAATTCACAAGAAAATAACTAA